A DNA window from Actinokineospora baliensis contains the following coding sequences:
- a CDS encoding bifunctional 5,10-methylenetetrahydrofolate dehydrogenase/5,10-methenyltetrahydrofolate cyclohydrolase has product MPGAEHHQAPDRHGQPSFGPTGADPRPRHHEQALEHRAPDTRARLQEPRPAKPLSQRLAPLPDERLDQHRPGMGATAAGMSMFIGTDSNERHTANQLRKIPGQFVVDMHGASGDVRIGRSNLGVRDIADVLRANPDWDGKTPITLTSCQTGRTPDGFAARLARELGVPVTAPNTDAWVDYDGNLFASSAQGGPAGDHPGWPPNGEWHTYGPDGQHTVHESPNPPGHHPTWGDDLPATAPESATQRGEVVSELKVLEPNQVSGRSILKDVRDEYVRDYRDTIVKQEKKVAVIRFEAADSETDGWKTKMDASRASAVQKEKNIGALGYQVDHHVLPADTPPSRLKELLAQYNDDDKVSGIIVQMPVGPTMQPLVERIKADKDIDALLHGTKTESPHDACATADGIARVVEPFLADRPAIAVVGSGGFVGRGVVRLLESHGATLMKLDFGDDLRQVRDADIVISVTGSPRVLGPEHIHEGHLLVVDSGFVPQLGSTTVLSDVQHEVSEVPRLVTPVPGGIGPVEMAVLLDRLVHRDVAPDLPPWRVVRR; this is encoded by the coding sequence GTGCCCGGTGCCGAGCACCACCAAGCGCCAGACCGTCACGGTCAGCCGTCGTTCGGGCCGACCGGCGCCGACCCGCGTCCGCGTCACCACGAGCAGGCTCTCGAGCACCGGGCGCCGGACACCCGGGCGCGGCTGCAGGAGCCCCGGCCTGCCAAGCCGCTGTCCCAACGGCTCGCCCCGCTGCCGGACGAACGGCTGGACCAGCACCGGCCCGGCATGGGGGCCACGGCCGCGGGCATGTCGATGTTCATCGGCACGGACAGCAACGAGCGGCACACCGCCAACCAGCTGCGCAAGATCCCCGGCCAGTTCGTCGTCGACATGCACGGCGCGAGCGGCGACGTGCGGATCGGCCGGTCCAACCTCGGCGTCCGCGACATCGCCGACGTCCTGCGCGCCAACCCCGACTGGGACGGCAAGACGCCGATCACCCTCACCAGCTGCCAGACGGGCCGGACACCGGACGGGTTCGCCGCGCGGCTGGCCAGGGAGCTGGGTGTGCCCGTCACCGCACCCAACACCGACGCCTGGGTCGACTACGACGGCAACCTCTTCGCCTCCAGCGCCCAAGGCGGCCCCGCCGGTGACCACCCGGGCTGGCCCCCCAACGGCGAGTGGCACACCTACGGCCCGGATGGTCAGCACACCGTCCACGAGTCGCCCAACCCACCCGGCCACCACCCCACCTGGGGCGACGACCTGCCCGCGACGGCCCCCGAGAGCGCCACCCAGCGCGGCGAGGTCGTCTCCGAGCTCAAGGTCCTCGAACCCAACCAGGTCTCCGGCCGCTCGATCCTCAAGGACGTCCGCGACGAGTACGTCCGCGACTACCGCGACACCATCGTCAAGCAGGAAAAGAAGGTCGCGGTCATCCGCTTCGAGGCAGCCGACTCGGAGACCGACGGCTGGAAGACCAAAATGGACGCTTCCCGCGCATCGGCGGTGCAGAAGGAAAAGAACATCGGCGCCCTCGGCTACCAGGTCGACCACCACGTGCTCCCAGCAGACACACCACCGTCCCGACTCAAGGAACTACTGGCGCAGTACAACGACGACGACAAGGTCAGCGGCATCATCGTCCAGATGCCCGTCGGACCGACGATGCAACCCCTTGTGGAGCGGATCAAGGCGGACAAGGACATCGATGCACTATTGCATGGAACCAAAACCGAGTCGCCGCATGACGCCTGCGCGACCGCCGACGGTATCGCGCGGGTGGTCGAGCCGTTCCTGGCTGACCGGCCGGCCATCGCCGTAGTGGGATCGGGCGGATTCGTAGGTCGCGGCGTAGTGCGATTGCTGGAAAGCCACGGCGCCACCCTGATGAAGCTCGACTTCGGTGACGACCTGCGGCAGGTTCGAGATGCCGACATCGTCATCTCGGTGACTGGCAGCCCGCGGGTCCTCGGGCCTGAACACATCCACGAAGGGCACCTACTTGTTGTGGACTCGGGCTTCGTGCCGCAACTCGGTAGCACAACCGTGCTCAGCGACGTACAGCATGAGGTGTCGGAAGTTCCCCGCCTTGTCACCCCTGTACCGGGCGGAATCGGCCCCGTGGAGATGGCGGTCCTGCTGGACAGGTTGGTACATCGGGACGTTGCCCCTGACCTACCACCGTGGCGGGTAGTGCGGCGATGA